The genomic interval TTGGCGGCGGGGCAAGTTGGGCGCAGGCATCCAAAATCCAAGATTCGCATCATAGATCTCCATAGTATCCATGGCGGTTTGATTGCTGATCGTAGCCGTACCGCCTGCAACATACATTTTGTTGCCAATTACCCCAGCCGAAGCAAATGCGCGGGCAGTGGTCATCGCTGGGCCAGCATTCCATGTTTGGTTAACAGGATCAAAAATCCAAACGCTGGCTAAGGCATTGCTACCATTCGAGCCACCAATAATATAGAGTTTGCCATTAACAACTGCCGATTGATAATAGGCCAATGCGATCGGCAAACTCGGGCCGTTGCGCCAAGTATCGAGTGTTGGCGAATAAATTTGTAAACTGCTAATCAAACCTGTCGTGGTCGAGCCACCAGTGGTATAGCCCCCAGCTACATAAATTTCGCCGTTGAGGGCGGCTGCATCAGCCCCAAACACTGGCGTGGTCATAGCCGCCCGTTGTTGCCAGCTGCCAGTAATTGGCTGATAGCGCAGGGTATTCCCCAAAGCAGGCGAGTTGTTATTTGGCCCTTGACCGCCAATTTGGAAGAGTGCCCCGTCAGCACTAACTACCGATGAATAACGCGCAGCAACCAACGAATCCTCGCGATCAACCCACTGCCCAAGGGCACAATTAGTCACAATCGCCTGATTCAGATCAACCAAAGCATTGCTCAATTGCAAGGTCGTTTGATCGCTGCTATGCGGCTGGGCTGTTGCTGGAATCTGCACGCTAACCGTGATTGGGCGGCTGCTTTGGGCTGGAATCGCGAGTTGATTAAAGGGTAAACTACTGGGCCAAGCGCTTGCAGCCAAATTAAGATTCAGCATTTGATCGCTAGGATAATTATTGCGTACACTTAAAGGATAAAGCAATGTATCGCCAGCACACCCTTGATTGCTGGTTGTCCCAAAAATCTCAATCGGCGGTGTATCTTGAATCAGCACATCATCGAGCAAAAGATTGGCCCCAAAATCGCTGATACCCAAAAATCCAAGGTAAAACGGCTGGTCAGCGCTGGCAAACGGCAGATCAAGCTGATACTGCGTCCAGCCATCGGTTGCCCGATAGCGTGGGTAGCCAGCACGGGTTATGTAGTTTTGGCCATCGCTGCTAGTTTGTAGTAGCAACATATCGGCTGAAGTTGGAAAAATCGCGCTATGGTAATACCAAAAACTGATCCGCAACACGCTGGTTGTTGGTGTTAGCACGACCGATAATCGCGCTGCATTGCCATTGATCGTGGAATAACTATTGAAATGGGCCATACCCGCGCCAGTGTGCGGCTGGGCAGTCGGGCGGGTTGCACTCGTCACATAAGTCCATTCAGGATCAGGCGTATCGGTCGAAGTAATAATGGTTGTTGACCAATTGAGCGACGGAAAATTAGCAAGATCAAAGCTTTCGTTGATGTAGGTTGTTGGCACAAGCACGGTTTGTGGGCGTGGTATTGGCCGTTGCAGCTCACGCGCCTGCGTATACGAGCCACTAAAAAATAGCAGCACCAACCCCAGCAGGAGCACAATCCGAAGGGTACGCGTAGTCATGGGCTTGCCTCCAACAAGTACAACCGCAATCAACGATAGCCGATAGTAGTTCATCCGCAGCAATAAAAAGTGGTTAGCCCCATTATACGCGCATTCGCTAGCCAAAGGCTAGAAATCGCTCCACGAGGGGTCAGGATTCAGAGACTAGGGATCAGATTCGAATTACCTAGCCCAATCATCGGCCATGACTTCTGATCACTGGCCCCTGACCTCTATCACCCTCTACGCCGCTGCGTTAAAACCTCATTCACAAAATGTTATTTTTAGCCACAGATGTACACAGATTGTTTTGATTATTATCCTATGCCGATTCCCTGATCCCTCGCCCCTGATCGCTGGCCCCTATTGTTCTATGCTCTTTGCTCTATGTTCTTCTTGACTTCGCGTATACTTAGGCCCATGTTGACAATTCGCCAAACCAGCATGTTGATAACCTTGCAGGATGCGGGGCGCACCGGCCTACGGCATTGGGGCGTGCCCGCCAGCGGAGCACTCGATTGGCTAGCGCATGGCTTGGCAAGCCGCTTGGTTGGTAATACCGAGGATCACGCCAGTCTCGAAATTACGGGATCAGGGGCTTGTTTGCACTTCAGCCAATTAACCATCATCAGTTTGGTTGGGGCAGATTTAGGCGCTGAATTAAACGATCAGCCAATCGGCCTTGGGCGGGCATGGCTGGTGCGGCCTGATAGTGAATTGCGCTTTACCCAACGCCGCGTTGGCGCACGTTGCTATTTGGCAATTGCTGGCGGCTTCAATATTGTGCCCCAACTTGGCTCTCAAAGTACATTGCTCGGCGCACCTTGGCATGGCTATTTGGCGCGACCCTTGCACATTGGCGATCAATTGACCTATGCTGAGCCAAATTTGAGCTTTGCTGGGCGCAGTTTGGACACAGCATCCAACGTTTCAAGCCAAGCTCCAATTCGCTACCTACCCAATCGCCAATGTGCCAACAACCTTCAACGCCAATTTCAAGCCCAAACCTGGCAAATCAGCAGCAAAAGCAATCGCATGGGCTATCGTTGCCAAGGCCCAGCTTTAGCCGCACCGACCCAAGCAATTCGCTCATTTGGGGTTGTGCCAGGCACGATTCAGTTGCCGCCTGATGGTCAACCGATTGTGCTCTTGGCCGATGCCCAAACCACTGGCGGCTATCCAGTGCTTGGCGTGGTAATTCGCGCCGACTTGCCAAAACTCGCTCAGCGCTTGCCTTCGGAGTATTTGCAATTTCAGTCGATCAGGGTTACACTAGCCGAACGCGCTTTTGCTGAACAACTAAACATCCTCAAAACCAACTTCGAGCCAGAACCACTCATTATTGGCACACCAATTTAGCGTTAACCCCAAAGTACTAACTCGATATCCCCCAAAAAGATTGTGCAAAAAGAAACAATACCCCAAAAATGTGGGTAAGTGTGGGATAATGTGGGATAACTTTTTGAAATTTGTCAAATTAATTGTTTTCCCACAGCCATAATAACACAAACGTTCGATATAATTTCAAAATCCGCTTGTTAATAAAAACATATGTTCGTAATTCTATCCCCAAATACCTAAAGTTACCCCCAAAAATGTGGATAACCATGTGGGATATGTGGGAAACTTGGGATATGTGGGATATTTCATGGCCGGCAAATGATTGTGTATAATCACCAAGGCCAACGATAGTCGCGGCCAAAATCATGAATTTGAGGCTTTGTATGCGCAGCTATCAGCTTGCAAAAGCACTTTTGTTTCGTTTACCACCAGAAAAAGCTCATCGGCTCACCACTTTAGGCCTAGATTTGGCCACTCGTTTACCATTTACCTCAGCTTTATTCCGTTCCTTCCATCACAATGACCCATTGCTTAACACTAATTTGTGTGGGTTAACCTTGAATAATCCAGTTGGTTTAGCAGCAGGTTTCGATAAAGATGGCACCCATATCCGTGGAATGCGCCAATTGGGCTTTGGTTTTTTGGAATTAGGCACAGTTACACCAAAACCTCAAACTGGTAATGAACAACCACGGCTATTTCGTTTAGTCGAAGATCAAGCATTAATTAATCGAATGGGATTTAATAATGCTGGAATTGCAGCGCTTGCTCAACGTTTGGCGAAACAATCATATTCAATTCCACTTGGGATAAATTTGGGCAAAAATAAAATCACGCCCAATGAGCAAGCTGCTGATGATTATCGCCAAGGGATTAATTTGCTTGGCGAATATGCCGATTACATTGTGATCAATATTTCATCGCCGAATACCCCAGGTTTGCGTGAACTCAGCCGCCGCGAACCATTAACCGAATTATTGCAGGTTGTAAAAACTGCCCGCCAGCAATTACGCCGTCAAGCGCCATTATTCGTCAAGCTCTCGCCCGATGAAGATCGCGAAGGCTTAGACGCAGCACTTGGGGCAGCACTGGATGCTGGAGTGGATGGAATTATTGCCACCAACACAACCGTCAGCCGTCAAGGATTACGTTCAGCGCATCAAACCGAAACTGGTGGGTTAAGTGGCGCTCCGCTTAAAGCCAAGGCCTTAGCTACCCTCAACTATATTTATCAAACAACCAACGGTAAATTGCCCTTGATTGGCGTTGGCGGAATTGCCAGCGGCCAAGATGCTTACGAACGGATTTTGGCTGGCGCAAGTGCCGTGCAACTCTATACCAGCCTGATCTATGCTGGGCCACAATTGGTTGGCACAATCAACCGTGAGCTGGCGGCATTGCTGCGGCGCGATGGCTTTGATTCAATTCAAGCAGCCATTGGGTCAGCAGTTTAGCGCTAGAGAGGGGACGCAAATTCACCCATATGGCAAAATCAAGATGACACCAGAGCATGACATAACTGGTTGCGCTGCCCTAGGTGGCGTGGTAAGATGCATCGCATGGAGCGGCAATTAACTAAGTATGCACCACGATGATGCATAGAAAGGTTTCAGCGTTATGGTTCGCGTCCAGGTTGATAGCATACGCTTTAGTCTACTCACACAACAACGGATTGTTGTCCTGCGGGAACTTAACAGCCGTCGCTATGTGACAATCTGGATCGGCCCGTTTGAAGCCGATGCAATTGCACTAGCCGTCCAAGGCCACGAGCCACCACGCCCAATGACCCACGATTTACTCTTGGCAACTGTCAAAGCACTAGGCGGCACGATTCGCGAAGTTGTGGTTAGCGATTTTCGTGATAGCACCTTCTTTGCTCGCTTAGTTGTCGATAATAATGGTCAAGCCATCGAGCTTGATTCACGTTCGAGCGATGCCATCGCCTTGGCAGTTCGCGCTGAAGCTCCCATTTTTGTGGCCGACCATGTAATGGATGAATTGGGCCATATGATGGACGACCAAGACGAAAGCGAAGATATTCCGACAACATCGGTTTCGCAGG from Herpetosiphon gulosus carries:
- a CDS encoding kelch repeat-containing protein, whose product is MTTRTLRIVLLLGLVLLFFSGSYTQARELQRPIPRPQTVLVPTTYINESFDLANFPSLNWSTTIITSTDTPDPEWTYVTSATRPTAQPHTGAGMAHFNSYSTINGNAARLSVVLTPTTSVLRISFWYYHSAIFPTSADMLLLQTSSDGQNYITRAGYPRYRATDGWTQYQLDLPFASADQPFYLGFLGISDFGANLLLDDVLIQDTPPIEIFGTTSNQGCAGDTLLYPLSVRNNYPSDQMLNLNLAASAWPSSLPFNQLAIPAQSSRPITVSVQIPATAQPHSSDQTTLQLSNALVDLNQAIVTNCALGQWVDREDSLVAARYSSVVSADGALFQIGGQGPNNNSPALGNTLRYQPITGSWQQRAAMTTPVFGADAAALNGEIYVAGGYTTGGSTTTGLISSLQIYSPTLDTWRNGPSLPIALAYYQSAVVNGKLYIIGGSNGSNALASVWIFDPVNQTWNAGPAMTTARAFASAGVIGNKMYVAGGTATISNQTAMDTMEIYDANLGFWMPAPNLPRRQMQGGDAQILDRFFVITTGYSMPVVASNSSLIFDQQTNQWSEVLLNSSRYGAEADSINDTVFVVGGRQFANNVFTMSSRNESFQICRFVLTTATPTPTATNTPTATATNTPTNTATATSTSTATNTPTNTSTNTPTNTLTVTLTPTNTATPTATNTPTDTPTSTVTNSPTNTPTATQPIDLPDLFLPLVGVELR
- a CDS encoding biotin-dependent carboxyltransferase family protein, encoding MLTIRQTSMLITLQDAGRTGLRHWGVPASGALDWLAHGLASRLVGNTEDHASLEITGSGACLHFSQLTIISLVGADLGAELNDQPIGLGRAWLVRPDSELRFTQRRVGARCYLAIAGGFNIVPQLGSQSTLLGAPWHGYLARPLHIGDQLTYAEPNLSFAGRSLDTASNVSSQAPIRYLPNRQCANNLQRQFQAQTWQISSKSNRMGYRCQGPALAAPTQAIRSFGVVPGTIQLPPDGQPIVLLADAQTTGGYPVLGVVIRADLPKLAQRLPSEYLQFQSIRVTLAERAFAEQLNILKTNFEPEPLIIGTPI
- a CDS encoding quinone-dependent dihydroorotate dehydrogenase, whose product is MRSYQLAKALLFRLPPEKAHRLTTLGLDLATRLPFTSALFRSFHHNDPLLNTNLCGLTLNNPVGLAAGFDKDGTHIRGMRQLGFGFLELGTVTPKPQTGNEQPRLFRLVEDQALINRMGFNNAGIAALAQRLAKQSYSIPLGINLGKNKITPNEQAADDYRQGINLLGEYADYIVINISSPNTPGLRELSRREPLTELLQVVKTARQQLRRQAPLFVKLSPDEDREGLDAALGAALDAGVDGIIATNTTVSRQGLRSAHQTETGGLSGAPLKAKALATLNYIYQTTNGKLPLIGVGGIASGQDAYERILAGASAVQLYTSLIYAGPQLVGTINRELAALLRRDGFDSIQAAIGSAV
- a CDS encoding bifunctional nuclease family protein: MVRVQVDSIRFSLLTQQRIVVLRELNSRRYVTIWIGPFEADAIALAVQGHEPPRPMTHDLLLATVKALGGTIREVVVSDFRDSTFFARLVVDNNGQAIELDSRSSDAIALAVRAEAPIFVADHVMDELGHMMDDQDESEDIPTTSVSQAEPEAAPTTDEEELSIFRKFIDSIDPESDQ